One Streptomyces sp. ML-6 genomic region harbors:
- a CDS encoding helix-turn-helix transcriptional regulator, whose amino-acid sequence MAGVPSGCCLRTEFAVSQSPEEYTGARIARIRKQRGLTQQGLAMRAHVSKSLLSKVECGQKPASPALVAVCARALGVSPSDRRSTPPGEFQEFRIRVKRLCRAG is encoded by the coding sequence GTGGCGGGGGTACCGTCTGGGTGTTGTCTCAGAACGGAGTTCGCCGTGTCGCAGAGCCCCGAGGAGTACACCGGCGCCCGGATCGCCCGCATCCGGAAGCAGCGCGGTCTGACGCAGCAGGGGCTGGCGATGCGCGCCCATGTGTCCAAGTCGTTGTTGTCGAAGGTGGAGTGCGGGCAGAAGCCTGCCTCCCCGGCTCTTGTTGCCGTCTGTGCTCGTGCGCTGGGCGTCTCGCCGTCCGATCGGCGGTCTACCCCGCCTGGGGAGTTCCAGGAATTCCGAATACGTGTCAAGCGGCTTTGCCGTGCAGGGTGA
- a CDS encoding winged helix-turn-helix domain-containing protein, translating into MGPARHHLRGRRPAGSGVPLTFEVIAETLRERIRSGGLRPGDALPTQAVLMREFGASSLTVQKAMVLLKQEGWAVSRPGKGAFVAHRDHAAGDADDLDGPEATAPATGTAARVEALERALAEAVQQIADLRGRVEALESGGGERGR; encoded by the coding sequence ATGGGCCCAGCCCGTCACCATCTGCGCGGGCGCAGGCCGGCGGGCAGCGGGGTACCGCTGACGTTCGAGGTCATCGCCGAGACCCTGCGCGAGCGCATCCGCTCCGGCGGGCTGCGGCCGGGTGACGCGCTGCCGACGCAGGCCGTGTTGATGCGGGAGTTCGGGGCGTCGAGCCTGACCGTGCAGAAGGCCATGGTCCTGCTGAAGCAGGAGGGGTGGGCGGTTTCCCGGCCCGGCAAGGGTGCCTTTGTCGCCCACCGCGACCACGCCGCAGGCGACGCTGATGACCTCGACGGTCCCGAGGCGACCGCGCCCGCCACCGGGACGGCGGCCCGCGTCGAGGCGCTGGAACGTGCGCTGGCCGAGGCTGTTCAGCAGATTGCCGACCTCCGTGGCCGTGTCGAGGCCCTGGAGTCAGGCGGCGGCGAGCGGGGCCGCTGA
- a CDS encoding helix-turn-helix transcriptional regulator, which translates to MNHSEWRTRRHRQLLGEHLDADPEYDRVYEEAGLAMTLGKAVYNRRKQLGLSEADLAERMHVDVDDIEGIETATELPPIAVIMRLARALDLTVDVHLAGGDEPTVTIVAPAA; encoded by the coding sequence ATGAACCACAGCGAATGGAGGACCCGTCGCCACCGCCAGCTGCTGGGCGAACACCTGGACGCCGACCCCGAGTACGACCGGGTCTACGAAGAGGCCGGCCTCGCCATGACACTGGGCAAGGCCGTCTACAACCGGCGTAAGCAGCTGGGCCTGAGCGAGGCCGACCTCGCCGAGCGCATGCACGTCGACGTCGATGACATCGAAGGCATCGAGACGGCCACCGAGCTGCCGCCCATCGCGGTCATCATGCGCCTGGCCCGCGCCCTGGACCTCACGGTCGACGTGCACCTCGCCGGCGGAGACGAGCCCACCGTCACCATCGTCGCCCCAGCGGCCTGA
- a CDS encoding peptidase inhibitor family I36 protein translates to MHMTRKFAAVTNGIALTGGLLVTSAGTVGAREVTPSAASDCPSGWYCVWSGENYTGRMQKVEGNNADLTRFVVFQGFKSRYQHGRNCDFKWYSGTNYTGSSGIIKRGSKLTGSTTHFIKSNKWVNCV, encoded by the coding sequence ATGCACATGACCAGGAAGTTCGCCGCCGTCACCAATGGCATCGCACTGACCGGGGGCCTGCTGGTCACCAGCGCGGGAACCGTCGGCGCGAGGGAGGTCACGCCGAGCGCGGCGTCGGACTGCCCGTCGGGCTGGTACTGCGTCTGGTCCGGGGAGAACTACACCGGCAGGATGCAGAAGGTCGAGGGGAACAACGCGGACCTGACCCGGTTCGTGGTCTTCCAGGGCTTCAAGTCCCGCTACCAGCACGGCAGGAACTGCGACTTCAAGTGGTACTCGGGGACGAACTACACGGGCAGCAGCGGCATCATCAAGCGGGGCTCCAAGCTGACCGGGTCCACCACCCACTTCATCAAGTCCAACAAGTGGGTCAACTGCGTCTGA
- a CDS encoding LamG domain-containing protein: MRGRLCRRRGLGVVAVAALSLVAGGALAPQATAADPAAVRAGSEAGANGEAGVRWSPAGISPKPSGPGRTTGLPQQFGQGQAVKGRWQFEEMTTGAPASTPDSAAQSGPMNLHGGVQLGPGWIDASGLRLNGVDSYAELPAVSVDTSSSFTVTAWVQASELSDQPMTVINAAGNKRSAFALRFLSTPDDSEGFGHWELTLAHADRPGAATRQAGSSEFYDVREWNHLTVVYDSIAEQARLYVNGLLQEFRCPDDDGDGEPDDSTCQDEVAWADDVRMFRADGPLQVGRAMSDTAGEYFAGTIDDVWVFQGALNESQVRWLSSHYFDLPTEVPAGS; encoded by the coding sequence ATGCGAGGACGCTTGTGCCGTCGAAGAGGGCTCGGAGTGGTGGCCGTCGCCGCGCTGAGCCTCGTCGCGGGAGGGGCGCTGGCACCACAGGCGACGGCGGCGGACCCGGCGGCGGTGCGGGCCGGCAGTGAAGCCGGGGCGAACGGGGAGGCCGGCGTCCGGTGGAGTCCGGCGGGGATCTCGCCGAAACCCTCCGGCCCGGGCCGCACGACCGGTCTGCCGCAGCAGTTCGGACAGGGGCAGGCAGTCAAGGGGCGTTGGCAGTTCGAGGAGATGACCACCGGTGCGCCTGCGAGCACCCCGGACTCCGCGGCACAGTCCGGCCCGATGAACCTGCACGGGGGCGTGCAGCTCGGACCGGGGTGGATCGACGCCAGTGGTCTTCGGCTGAACGGCGTCGATTCCTACGCCGAGCTTCCGGCCGTGTCGGTCGACACGAGTTCGAGTTTCACGGTGACCGCATGGGTTCAGGCGTCCGAGCTGTCGGACCAGCCCATGACCGTGATCAACGCTGCGGGAAACAAGCGCAGCGCCTTCGCCCTGCGCTTCCTGTCGACTCCCGATGATTCCGAAGGCTTCGGACACTGGGAACTGACGCTGGCCCACGCGGACCGCCCAGGGGCTGCGACCAGGCAGGCCGGCAGCAGTGAGTTCTACGACGTCCGTGAGTGGAACCACCTGACGGTCGTCTACGACAGCATCGCCGAGCAGGCCCGGCTCTACGTCAACGGCCTGCTCCAGGAATTCAGGTGCCCCGACGACGACGGAGACGGCGAGCCGGACGACAGCACCTGCCAGGACGAGGTGGCCTGGGCGGACGACGTGCGGATGTTCAGGGCCGACGGGCCCCTGCAGGTGGGGCGTGCGATGTCGGACACGGCGGGTGAGTACTTCGCCGGAACGATCGACGACGTCTGGGTCTTCCAGGGCGCGCTGAACGAAAGCCAGGTCAGGTGGCTCTCCTCTCACTACTTCGACCTTCCGACCGAGGTTCCGGCCGGCAGCTGA
- a CDS encoding N-acetylneuraminate synthase family protein: MSTSRLRTLGTRTAGPGRPVYITGEIGINHNGDLDNALALIDVAAEAGCDAVKFQKRTPEICTPRDQWDIERDTPWGRMTYIDYRHRVEFGEDEYRAISEHCARRGIDWFASPWDTEAVAFLEKFDVPAHKVASASLTDDELLRALRATGRTVILSTGMSTPKQIRHAVEVLGSDNILLCHATSTYPAKAEELNLRVINTLQQEYPNVPIGYSGHETGLQTTLAAVALGATFVERHITLDRAMWGSDQAASVEPQGLSRLVRDIRTIEASLGDGVKKVYESELGPMKKLRRVTGVVAESEAAPAAEPVAV, encoded by the coding sequence ATGAGCACCTCCCGCCTGCGCACCCTCGGCACCCGCACCGCCGGCCCCGGCCGCCCCGTCTACATCACCGGCGAGATCGGCATCAACCACAACGGCGACCTCGACAACGCCCTCGCCCTGATCGACGTCGCCGCCGAGGCGGGCTGCGACGCGGTCAAGTTCCAGAAGCGCACCCCGGAGATCTGCACCCCGCGCGACCAGTGGGACATCGAGCGCGACACCCCCTGGGGCCGGATGACGTACATCGACTACCGCCACCGCGTCGAGTTCGGCGAGGACGAGTACCGGGCCATCTCCGAGCACTGCGCCCGGCGCGGCATCGACTGGTTCGCCTCCCCGTGGGACACCGAGGCCGTCGCCTTCCTGGAGAAGTTCGACGTCCCCGCCCACAAGGTCGCCTCGGCCTCGCTCACCGACGACGAGCTGCTGCGCGCGCTGCGCGCCACCGGCCGCACGGTCATCCTCTCCACCGGCATGTCCACCCCGAAGCAGATCCGCCACGCGGTGGAGGTCCTCGGTTCGGACAACATCCTGCTCTGCCACGCCACTTCGACGTACCCGGCCAAGGCCGAGGAGCTGAACCTGCGGGTCATCAACACCCTCCAGCAGGAGTACCCCAACGTCCCGATCGGCTACAGCGGCCACGAGACCGGCCTCCAGACCACCCTGGCCGCCGTCGCCCTCGGCGCCACGTTCGTCGAGCGCCACATCACCCTGGACCGTGCCATGTGGGGCTCCGACCAGGCCGCCTCCGTCGAGCCGCAGGGCCTCAGCCGCCTGGTCCGCGACATCCGCACCATCGAGGCCTCGCTCGGCGACGGCGTCAAGAAGGTGTACGAGTCCGAGCTCGGCCCGATGAAGAAGCTTCGCCGGGTCACGGGCGTCGTCGCCGAGAGCGAGGCGGCCCCGGCCGCCGAGCCGGTCGCGGTCTGA
- a CDS encoding type II toxin-antitoxin system RelE/ParE family toxin, which translates to MWLENIPAHHYKQAERVADLLAEQPTTLDEPHSRHLGGKVRELRFRLGDAHQRIIYWLVPGRRVVLLTVFHKTKMREQAEVDRAHAAQRLCEAEHEAAAEHDLYSRNLKENR; encoded by the coding sequence CTGTGGCTGGAGAACATTCCCGCCCATCACTACAAACAGGCCGAACGCGTCGCCGACCTGCTCGCCGAACAGCCCACCACACTCGACGAACCGCACTCCCGCCATCTGGGCGGCAAGGTCCGCGAGCTGCGCTTCCGTCTCGGCGATGCCCATCAGCGGATCATCTACTGGCTGGTGCCCGGCCGACGTGTCGTGCTGCTCACCGTGTTCCACAAAACCAAGATGCGCGAGCAGGCCGAAGTGGACCGCGCCCACGCCGCACAGCGATTGTGCGAGGCAGAGCATGAAGCCGCCGCCGAGCACGACCTCTACAGTCGCAACCTCAAGGAGAACCGATGA
- a CDS encoding acylneuraminate cytidylyltransferase: MTPPTVLAVIPARGGSKGVPAKNLAQVGGVPLVARAVRACLASHEVTDVVVTTDDAAIADAARAAGDTTATPERLHIVQRPAAIAGDRSSSEDAVLHALDAYEAMRDRKADVVLLVQCTSPFVVREDIDGVAVAVARDGADTAVTVAPFHGFLWRDGSAVEEGNYGVNHDKSIRQMRQDRPEDLLETGTAYAMDVEGFRTHRHRFFGHTALVRTDAARVLEVDDPHDLARARALAPLLDPSPLPTLDDIDAVVLDFDGTQTDDRVLIDADGRETVAVHRGDGLGIAALRRAGLPLLILSTEQNPVVAARAHKLRIPVLHGIDRKDLALKQWCDEQSIAPERVLYVGNDVNDLPCFALAGWPVAVASAHDSVRAAARAVTTVPGGFGAIREIAAWLLGPTLTATVKSPK; encoded by the coding sequence ATGACGCCGCCCACCGTGCTCGCCGTGATCCCCGCCCGCGGCGGATCCAAGGGCGTACCGGCCAAGAACCTCGCCCAGGTCGGCGGCGTACCGCTGGTCGCCCGCGCCGTACGCGCCTGCCTGGCCTCCCACGAGGTCACGGACGTCGTCGTGACGACCGACGACGCGGCCATCGCCGACGCGGCCCGCGCGGCGGGCGACACCACGGCCACCCCCGAGCGGCTGCACATCGTCCAGCGCCCCGCAGCCATCGCCGGGGACAGGTCCAGCAGCGAGGACGCGGTGCTGCACGCCCTGGACGCGTACGAGGCGATGCGCGACCGGAAGGCCGACGTGGTGCTGCTCGTCCAGTGCACCAGCCCCTTCGTCGTACGGGAGGACATCGACGGCGTCGCCGTCGCGGTCGCCCGCGACGGCGCCGACACGGCGGTCACGGTCGCCCCCTTCCACGGCTTCCTCTGGCGCGACGGCAGCGCGGTCGAGGAGGGCAACTACGGCGTCAACCACGACAAGTCCATACGCCAGATGCGTCAGGACCGCCCCGAGGACCTCCTCGAGACCGGCACCGCGTACGCCATGGACGTCGAGGGCTTCCGCACCCACCGCCACCGCTTCTTCGGCCACACCGCACTGGTGCGCACCGACGCCGCCCGGGTCCTGGAGGTCGACGACCCGCACGACCTGGCCCGCGCCCGCGCCCTCGCCCCGCTGCTCGACCCGTCGCCGCTGCCCACCCTCGACGACATCGACGCCGTCGTGCTGGACTTCGACGGCACCCAGACCGACGACCGGGTCCTCATCGACGCCGACGGACGCGAGACCGTCGCCGTCCACCGCGGCGACGGCCTCGGCATCGCCGCACTGCGCAGGGCCGGGCTGCCGCTGCTGATCCTGTCCACCGAGCAGAACCCGGTCGTCGCGGCCCGCGCCCACAAGCTCCGCATCCCGGTCCTGCACGGCATCGACCGCAAGGACCTCGCGCTCAAGCAGTGGTGCGACGAACAGTCCATCGCCCCCGAACGCGTCCTCTACGTCGGCAACGACGTCAACGACCTGCCCTGCTTCGCGCTCGCCGGCTGGCCCGTCGCCGTCGCGAGCGCCCACGACTCGGTACGGGCGGCCGCACGCGCCGTCACGACCGTCCCCGGCGGCTTCGGCGCCATCCGCGAGATCGCGGCCTGGCTGCTCGGCCCCACCCTCACGGCCACCGTCAAGTCCCCCAAGTGA
- a CDS encoding glycosyltransferase family 2 protein, with protein sequence MVKLSVIVPFYNVRTYAPDTLRSLRANAREDFEFVLVDDASTDGTSDVLLRARDEIPGVVLRRHEQNQGLATARNTGLDAAGGQYVTFLDGDDWLAPGYCAELVAAMDRLGCDFLRTDHVQCHARSRTVARVPHGLRAVPMNPRDAILPVGRTTSVDYPYAWAGVYHRRLVERGLIHFTDGLRTAEDRPWIWRLHREAESFAAVGLLGVFYRRGVSSSLTQIGDIRQLDFIRAFDQVLEETARDPEADALLPKAVRTYCALISHHVATISKFEPAVARGLLDRGAAALHRMPQDILKETIDAMDADRSARLRRLRRRPFAAARAAA encoded by the coding sequence GTGGTTAAGCTCTCCGTCATCGTGCCGTTCTACAACGTGCGGACATATGCCCCCGACACCCTTCGAAGTCTGCGCGCCAACGCGCGCGAGGACTTCGAGTTCGTCCTCGTCGACGACGCCTCGACCGACGGGACCTCGGACGTCCTGCTCCGGGCGCGGGACGAGATCCCCGGGGTGGTGCTGCGGCGGCACGAACAGAACCAGGGGCTGGCGACCGCCCGCAACACCGGTCTCGACGCGGCGGGCGGCCAGTACGTCACGTTCCTCGACGGGGACGACTGGCTGGCACCCGGCTACTGCGCCGAACTCGTCGCCGCCATGGACCGGTTGGGGTGCGACTTCCTGCGGACCGACCACGTGCAGTGCCACGCCAGGTCGCGCACCGTGGCCCGGGTGCCGCACGGCCTGCGCGCCGTGCCGATGAACCCGCGCGACGCGATCCTCCCGGTCGGGCGCACCACGTCCGTCGACTACCCGTACGCCTGGGCCGGCGTCTACCACCGCCGTCTGGTCGAGCGCGGGCTGATCCACTTCACGGACGGGCTGCGCACCGCCGAGGACCGGCCGTGGATCTGGCGGCTGCACCGGGAGGCGGAATCGTTCGCCGCGGTCGGTCTGCTCGGAGTTTTCTACCGGCGCGGGGTCTCCTCGTCATTGACCCAGATCGGTGACATCCGGCAGCTCGATTTCATTCGCGCGTTCGACCAGGTCCTGGAGGAGACCGCGCGGGATCCGGAGGCCGACGCGCTGCTGCCGAAAGCGGTGCGCACCTATTGCGCGCTGATCTCCCACCACGTGGCGACCATTTCGAAATTCGAGCCGGCCGTGGCCCGCGGTCTTCTCGACAGGGGCGCGGCAGCGCTGCACCGCATGCCGCAGGACATTCTGAAAGAGACGATCGACGCCATGGACGCCGACAGGTCCGCCCGGTTGCGACGACTGCGCCGTCGCCCCTTCGCCGCTGCGAGGGCCGCCGCATGA
- a CDS encoding DUF6716 putative glycosyltransferase, protein MPPRTEKTTALRVAVLADSDTRWKWGALTARRLTAGASGAPAQRVEISGLLLRGRATPTPRQLAEVGDVGIGPDRVREVTAVEFLHTVRDEGYDVVVLALVGGGVQAMLHGLAALRLPTRPVVVTGYVGVVYEKLADGLLLRHGADIVLANSRHDAERFRAVYEGVGADASAVTEAALPFLGGEPHRPQEGRDTVVFAAQPSVPASRADRTYLLRRLVEHARLHPGREVVLKLRSKPGEHTTHIEELPYQRLAEKLPGGTPPNFRLAYGNMGEVLDRTDLLVTVSSTAALESLHRRIPTAVLTDLGVREALGNHHFVGSGLLTSWDHLDGGFRPEPDPEWLAGQGVAADGTYATAYDRARARVDALLAAPRLPDLAPYYTPATAPGYLPGILARHHLAPDGHPLPGAERPRETGGVRGAVREAVREAARGAYRQGVQRVAPVIRRMGEL, encoded by the coding sequence GTGCCCCCACGTACCGAAAAGACGACCGCCCTCCGGGTAGCCGTGCTCGCCGACTCCGACACCCGGTGGAAATGGGGCGCGCTCACCGCGCGCCGCCTCACCGCCGGTGCGTCCGGGGCGCCGGCGCAGCGCGTCGAGATCAGCGGACTGCTGCTGCGCGGCCGGGCCACCCCGACCCCGCGCCAGCTCGCCGAGGTCGGCGACGTCGGCATCGGACCCGACCGGGTGCGCGAGGTGACGGCCGTCGAGTTCCTGCACACCGTGCGCGACGAGGGGTACGACGTGGTCGTCCTCGCCCTCGTCGGCGGTGGCGTCCAGGCCATGCTGCACGGCCTCGCCGCGCTGCGGCTGCCGACCCGGCCCGTCGTCGTCACCGGCTACGTCGGCGTCGTCTACGAGAAGCTCGCCGACGGACTGCTGCTGCGGCACGGCGCGGACATCGTCCTCGCCAACTCCCGCCACGACGCCGAGCGTTTCCGCGCGGTGTACGAGGGAGTGGGCGCCGACGCCTCGGCCGTCACGGAGGCCGCCCTGCCGTTCCTCGGCGGTGAACCGCACCGCCCGCAGGAGGGCCGCGACACCGTCGTCTTCGCCGCCCAGCCGTCCGTACCGGCCTCCCGCGCCGACCGCACGTACCTGCTGCGCAGGCTCGTCGAGCACGCCCGGCTGCACCCCGGCCGCGAGGTGGTGCTGAAACTGCGCTCCAAGCCCGGCGAGCACACCACGCACATCGAGGAGCTCCCCTACCAGCGGCTCGCCGAGAAGCTGCCCGGCGGAACACCGCCCAACTTCCGCCTGGCGTACGGAAACATGGGCGAGGTCCTGGACCGCACCGACCTGCTGGTCACGGTCTCCTCGACCGCCGCGCTGGAGTCCCTGCACCGGCGCATCCCGACCGCGGTCCTCACCGACCTCGGCGTCCGCGAGGCCCTCGGCAACCACCACTTCGTGGGCTCCGGCCTGCTCACTTCCTGGGACCACCTCGACGGCGGCTTCCGTCCCGAGCCCGACCCGGAGTGGCTGGCCGGCCAGGGCGTCGCCGCCGACGGCACGTACGCCACCGCCTACGACCGCGCCCGCGCCCGTGTCGACGCGCTGCTTGCCGCCCCCCGGCTGCCCGACCTCGCCCCCTACTACACCCCGGCCACCGCGCCCGGCTACCTCCCCGGCATCCTCGCCCGCCACCACCTCGCCCCCGACGGCCACCCGCTGCCGGGCGCCGAACGGCCGCGCGAGACGGGCGGGGTGCGCGGCGCGGTCCGGGAGGCGGTCCGGGAGGCGGCGCGCGGGGCGTACCGGCAGGGCGTCCAGCGGGTCGCCCCGGTCATCCGGCGGATGGGCGAACTGTGA